The segment GCTGGCAGTGGGGTCGCCGACCAACATGGGCGTTTTGTCGTGGAAGATGAAACGCTTTTGGGACGAAACAGTCGCCGATTTGTGGGGCAAAGTGGACGGAAAAATTGCGTGTGCCTTTTCGTCGTCAGGCGGTTGGGGCGGCGGCGCTGAACTAGCCTGTTGGTCGCTCTTGACGGTGCTGATGAATTTTGGCTTCCTCGTGTTTGGCGTGACCGACTATGTCGGCAAAAAGTTCACGCTGCACTACGGCGCTGTCGTCGCCGGCGAGCCCCGCACTGAAGCGGAACGCGCTGCCTGCGAGCGCTTGGGCGAACGATTAGCGCAATGGGTCGCTGTGTTTGTGGACGGGCGCAAGGAGTTGCATCCCGTGTCGCGTCGCCGCGATGAAGGTGATGATGAAAGCGAGTGACGCCCCGCCCTGCTCCCCGAATTCGCCGATGAAGGAGGGCTCAAAAAGTGCAGCCAGTGACGGTGGCGCCGCAGCGGGCGACGCAGCCCTTGCACGGGCTTTCGTTCCGTGCCCTCGCTCTCGGTGCGCTTTTCAGCGTCGGCGCCGTCCTGATCGTTTCCTACGCCGAACTGGTCGTCAAGGAAATCCAAATTGCGATTTGCCAGTTCAACCCAGCGGCGTTGGGGTTGCTGGCGGTGTTGGTGGCGCTCAACGGGGTAGTGTCGTGGGGGCTACGGCGTCCGTTTCTGCGCCCGCACGAAGTCCTCATCGTTTACACGATGACGGTGCTGGCGGCGATGATCGCATCGCGGGGTCTGATGGAGAAATTGCTGCCGGCGCTCGTCGCCGTCAACTATTTCGCCAACCCGCAAAACCGTTGGGCGGAATCCTTTTTCCCTCACATCCCCCGCTGGCTCGTCCCCTTTGACCCGACGGGGTTGGAGCGTCAGCCCGTTGCCCGCTACTTTTACGAGGGCAGCAAGGGTGTCGTCATCTGGAGCGAGTGGTTGACTCCGCTGGCGGCGTGGGCAACAGTTGTCGCCGGCGTGTGGATGTGTTTTCTCGCCATCGCTGTCGTGTGGCGGCGGCAATGGGCAGACCACGAAAAACTCAACTTCCCGTTGACACAACCGCCGCTGCAATTGATTGACCCGACCAACCGGGCTCACCTGTGGCGCAACCGTTTGGCGTGGCTGGGCTTTGGCTTTTCGGCGTTTGTTTTTTTCGTCAACGGGCTCAATCGTCTTTATCCCGTCGTCCCGCAGATTCGGGTGGCGTGGACGCTCAACGATTACCTCACCGAGCGCCCTTTCAACGCCATCTTCTTCACCCCCGTTTACACCTCATATGCCGCCATCGGCTTCGCCTACTTTTTGCCGACGCAACTGCTGTTTAGCCTCTGGTTCTTTTTCTGGCTGACTCGGCTGCAAGACATCGTGCTGGCGTGGCTGGGCTACGAGCACATGATGGTCAACATGCCGTTGTATCCGACCCGGCTTTACATCGGCTATCAAGTGCTGGGGGCGTATCTGGTGCTGGTGTGGTTTTTCTGGCGAGCGGCATTGCCTTATCTCAAGCAGGTGGTGGCAAAAGTCTTGGGGCGCAACACCCTTGACGACCGCAATGAACTGATGTCCTACCGCGCCGCTGTCCTGTTGGGCGCGGCTGGATTGCTCATCGCTGTCGGTTGGGGCATCGCAGCGGGCTTGTCGCCGATGATCGCCGTCGTGGAGTTTGGCGTTTACCTCGGCGTCGTTGTGTTGGTGATGGCGCGCAGCGTCGCTGAAGGCGGGCTGATGATGACCGAAACCTCCTTTCGCCCCATTGACCTGATGCGGTTGTTCGTGCCCAAGCACCAACTGGGTGCCCGTCCCTTGACCGTCTTGGGCTTCACCGACGCGGTCTTCACCCGTGACCTACGGGGGCTGTTGGTTACGCCCTTGCTGGACAGCCTGAAGATGAGCGAGCAAGTGCACCTGTCGCGACGGGCGCTGTTGTTGCCGGCGGTGGCGGCGATGGTCATCGGCTTCGTCACCGCCGCCGTCTACCAACTCAAACTGCCCTACACCCACGGCGCGCTGACGATGTATTGGTATGCCTACCAAGGCAACCCCCGATGGGCGTTTGAAGACCACATCGGCGCTATCGTGGGGCAGGACAATCCGCCCGGCTACATACGGGGTTTCTTCCTCGTCGGCGTCGTGCTGACTTACGGGATGGTCGTGGCGCGGTCACATTTTTGGTGGTTCCCGCTGCACCCGTTGGCTTACGCTTTGAGTGCGTCGTGGACGCTGATCGTGTTTTGGTTCCCGATTTTCGTGGCGTGGCTTATCAAAAGCCTCATTTTGCGTTACGCCGGTGTGCGGGCATTTCACCGTTACACGCCGTTTTTTGTCGGGCTGATTTACGGTGAGTTTTTCACAGCAGTCCTTTGGGCGGTGCACGCTTGGTTGACCCGCAAACCTGCCCCTTTCTTTCCGTGGCCTTGACACCCGTCTCCCTTGCCACTAGTGGGGCGCAGTTGCTATCATCAGTGCGGTCGGAACGGATTGGAGGGGTATCGGATGGGTTACGAGACGCTGTATCGCAAATACCGTCCGCGCCGGTTTTCGGAAGTCGTGGGGCAAACGCCTGTCGTGCGGGCGTTACGCAACGCCCTCGCCTCCGGGCGTATCGCCCACGCCTACCTCTTCTGCGGGCAGCGCGGCACCGGTAAAACGACGACCGCGCGCCTCTTGGCGATGGCGCTCAACTGTGAACAGGGCGTCACGCCGGATCCCTGCGGCGTGTGCGCCGCGTGCGATAGCATCGTCAAAGGGACGGCGATGGATGTGTTGGAAATTGACGCTGCCTCCCACACCGGTGTGGAAGCGGTGCGTGAGGTCATCATAGACCGCGTCGCTTTTTTGCCTGCCGCTTTGCGCTATCGCGTTTACATCATTGACGAAGTGCACATGCTGTCCACGGCGTCGTTCAACGCTTTGCTGAAGACGCTGGAGGAACCGCCGCCGCAAGTCGTTTTCGTGCTTGCGACCACCGACCCGCACAAAGTGCCGGCGACGGTGCGGTCGCGATGTTTGCGGTTTGATTTCCGTCCGGTCCCAGCGCACGAGATTGCCCAGCGGTTGGCGTTCGTGTTGGAGCAGGAAGGCTGGCAAGGGCGCTACGACCCGGCTGCCCTCACCCTCATCGCCCGTGCGGCGCGGGGCGCTTTGCGCGACGCCCTTACGATGCTGGAACAGGCGATGAACTTCGCCGAAGACCGCTTGACCGTTGAGTTAGTCAGTGCGCTACTGGGCGTGACCGATGACGAGTTTTTGGCGCGCATCGTCGCCGCCTTGCACGCCAACGAGGTCCCGACCCTCTGGCGCTTGGTGGCGGAAGCCGTGGAGAGCGGGCGCGATCTGCACCAACTGGTGCACGACCTTGCCGCCTACTTGCGCGGGTTGTTACAAGCCCGTGTCGGCGCTTTGACTGACGACGAAACCTCGGACTTCGTTCGCCAGCAAGCGCCGCTGTTTGATGAAGCCCAGTTGATGCGGTTGGTGCGGGCGGCGTGGGAATTGGAGCGCGACCTGCGTTTGGCAAGTGACAGCCAATTGGCGTTGGAAATCGGTTTGTTGCACCTCGCTTTGCTTTTGCACCAACGCCCGGTTGAGCAGCACCCTACGGAAACGGTCCTGCCGACGGCGGCATCGGCTGCGGTGCCGGCACCTATAGCGCCGACGAAAACACCCGTTCCGTCCGTCGTCGCTGAGTCACCCGCTGCACCGACGGACACCGGCGCGGTGTCCGTTCCCGCTCCCGACGGTGCGGTGACCGTTGACTACATTCGCCAACACTGGAACATCTTTATGGACAACCTCAAGCGCGAGTCGCTCGTCGCTTACACCTTCTTGCTGAACGCCGAAGCGACCGACTTGCAAGGCGACCAACTGGTGCTCACCTTCCAACAAGCGTTCTCTTACGACTGTGTCAACGAGCGCACCCACCGCGAGACGATTGAGCGGGTGTTGCGCGAAGTGTTCCAAATGCCCAATTTACGGCTCAAGCCGGTGCTTTCAGCGCGCGTGACCCCGCCGACTGTCGGTAAACCCGTGAGCGCCCCCGAAAACGGTAGTCAGCAAGTGGACACGGAAGAGTTTCTTAACTCGCTGTTTGAATCGCCTTAACCTTGAGGCGATGATTGCATCTGGTCGCTGCGGGTATGGAGGTGACTGCGATGGCGGTGCGGGCGTTTTTGGGGTTGGATGTCGGGACGCAGAGCGTCAAGGGACGCGCCGTTGACGAGCGCGGCAACTTGCTGGCGGAAGCCAGCACCGAGTATCCCCTCTACATCCCCCAACCGGGCTGGACTGAACAGGAGCCGGCGGAGATGTGGCAGGCGGCTTGCGCGACCATCCGCAAGGTCGTGGAAGCGCTGCAGCGGTGTGACCCGCCGGCAGAAATCGCCGCCGTTTGCGCGACGGGGCAAATGCACACGATGATTTTGCTGGACGCCCAAAAGCAACCGCTGGGGCGTGCGTTGTTGTGGAACGACGGACGGGCAGCCCAAGACGCCGAGCGCGGTGCGGCGTTGCTCAAAGCCCACTTGGGCGACCGCTACCTGGTGGAAACCCTCTGCAACGACTTCCTCGCCAACTGGACAGGGGCGCACCTGTTCTATGTCCGCAACCGCGCCGACGAATTCGCCAAAGGCGTCCGCACGCCGGAAACAGAGCGCTGGTTCCACGCATGGGAACGCGCCAGCACCTTCGTCACACCGCGTGATTTCATCGTCCTCCAACTGACGGGCGAAGTCGCGATGGACATGTGCGGTGGGTCGGAAACTTCGCTGATGGACATCCCCAACAAGCGGTGGGCGCTGGACGCTTTCAAGGTGCTGGGTATTGACCAACTGCAGCCGCCGCCCCTTTACGAGCCGGGCACCGTCATCGGTCAAGTCACCCGGTCCGCCGCCGATGCGACAGGTCTGAGGGAAGGGACTTTGGTCGTGGCGGGCGCTGGCGACTGCTTGGCAGGGGCGTTGGCGGGCGGTGTCCTGAAGGTCGGGCAGGTGCTGTTCACGCTGGGCACCAGTGGCGTCGTCGTCGCGCCTATCGGGGAAAAGCCGTTAGTGGACGAACAACTGCGGACGCAGGTGCATTTTTCCACCGTGCCCAATGTCCTCATCAATATGGCGTGTGTCAACGGAGCGGGTATCGGGTTGCGGCTGTTCCGCGATGTGCTGGGCGACGCTTACAGGGTGATGGCGGGCAAGTTGGGCGTTGACCCTTACGACCTACTGACGAGACGGGCGCAGCAAGCCCCGCCAGGCAGCCACGGTGTCTTGTTTTCACCTTACATCACGGGCGACCGCATCGTCAAAGCGCCGCAAGGGCGCGGGGCATGGTATGGCTTGACGGCGTTTCTCATGGAGCCTGAGAGCAAGGGCGACGCTTGCCTTCTCCGCGCCGTGCTGGAAGGGGTTTGCTTTGCGGTGCGGGATGGCTGGGAAATTATTCGTCGGTTGCTGGCGGGCGTTTCCTTTGAGCCCATCCGTATGGTCGGTGGCGGCTCCCGCAGCCCCTTCTGGTGCCAACTGACCGCTGACATTTTGGGACATCCCGTCGCCACGACGACAGCGGAAGACGCCTCTTACGGTGTGGCGTTGTTGGCGGGTGTCGGGGCAGGTGCCTTCAGCCTGCAGGAAGCCGCCGAGCGCATCCGCATCGTCCGCGTGTTTGAGCCTGACAGCGCCCTTGCCGCCTTCTACGAGCGGTTTTACCGTGAGGTCTATCGCGGGCACTACGACCGCAGTCAGCGGGATTTAGACGCTGCCATTGAGCAAGTGTTGCGCGGTGCGGAGTATGCAGCGGTGTTACGAGCGTGGTCAGATAAGCCTGCCAATGAAACTTAGCGACGGAGGTGGTTGAGATGGCGGTCCGTCCCTTCGCCGTCGGCATCATGTTGGGCGTCCATCAAGACCCCCGCGTCAGCGTGGAGAAGTGCAAAAAGGTCGGGGTGACCAACGCCCAACTGGGTGTGCCGCCCGACGAATGGCTGACGCTGGAAGGCGCCCGCGAGGTCAAACGGATGTTTGACGACGCCGGCGTGACTATCACGACGGTCTTCTGCGGCTTTGAGGGCGAACGCTATGACGACATCGAAACGGTGCGCCGAACGGTCGGCTATGTCCCCGAAGAGACCCGCGAAGAACGCGTCCGCAAAACGCTGCAAATTGCTGAGTGGGCTTACGCGATGGGGGTCAAACGCATCGCCGCGCACTTCGGCTTCATCCCTGAAGACCCGACAGACATCCGCTACCCCATTTGCGTGGAGACGATGCAGCGCATCTGCGACTACCTGCTCCCCAAAGGCATGACTTTCGGCTTGGAAACGGGGCAGGAGAGCGCCGACACGCTGCTACGGTTTATCCGCGATGTCGGGCGCAAAAACCTCAATGTCAACTTTGACCCCGCTAACATGATTTTGTATGGCACGGAAGACCCCATCCCCGCATTGCGCAAGGTCGCCAAGTATGTCGTCAGTGTGCATTGCAAGGACGGCAAATGGCCGACGGAGCCGGGCAAACTGGGCACGGAAGTGCCGTTGGGCGAGGGCGAAGTCGGTATTGACCGCTTCATCGCGACCCTCAAGCGCATCGGCTACAAAGGACCGCTGACGATAGAGCGGGAAGTGCCCGACCCGCCGCAGACCGACGACATGCTCAAAGGCAAAGCGCTGTTGGAGTCGCTGGTCAAGGGCGGCGCTAAGCGGACGGTCGCCCGGCGCTGAGGGTTTCCAGCGCCAAGACTTCCAGCGCCAGTTGCGGGTTGGCGTTTAGCGGTGGGCGGATAGCCCGCAAGGTCTGTCGCAGCCGTTGTAAGACGCTGACAGCCTGTTCAGCGGTAACGCCCCATCGGCGCAATTCGTCGGCACGATCGGCGTTGACCACGAGGTCGTCGGCGCCCCATGCGAGGGCACAAAGGTCGCGCCAGCCCAACATCAAATGTTCCAACCGCGCCTCCAACTGACGCCGTTGGGCAGCTAGTGGGGTGTCGTCGCCTTCGTCTTCGTCAACACCCTTCGTGCACAGTTCGGCGAAGCGGAAAACATCCCACGCTTCCATCGTCACCATCAGGTGCAAGAGGCTCCAAAGGTGGTCGTGTTGCTCTCGCCAAGCCGCATCCCGCAAGGCGTTGAACGCCCATCCGATGCGCCCTCGTGCCAACCGCGCCAAGCGGTCTGCTTCCCGGTCTGGTGCGCCATGCCGCCGCAACGCTGCCACAATTTCGCGGGTCGGCACTAACCGAAACCGCACGGGTTGGCAGCGCGACCGAACGGTCGCCGGTAGCGCCCACGGGTTGGCGCTGACCAAAATCAAAAGCGTGCGTTCCGGTGGCTCCTCCAGCGTCTTGAGCAACGCTGCCGCTGCTTCGTCCGTCAGGCGCTCCGCTTCGTCCACGATGACGACCCGCCACCGTCCTGCTGGCGCGGCGCTCACTTGCTCGCGGACGAGGCGAACGGCACCGACGCCGACGGACAGTTTGGGCTTGAGTTTCGTCGTGTCAACTGGTTCGCCCTCTTTGGCTTTTTCGGCGGCTTCCCAATACGCCGCCATCCAAGTGTCCACTAAAAGGATGGAGGGATGCGTGTTAGCGTAAGATGAGCGGTCGGGGTCCACATGCCGACAGGACCGGCAACGCCCGCAGGGCGTCAGGCTGGCTTGCGGCGCCGCGCAGTTGAGCCACTGTGCCCACCGCAGCGCCAGCGTCCGTTTGCCGACCTGCGACGGACCTGCAAACAGCCATGCGTGGGGCAAAGTGCTCCGTTCACTGACGCGGTGCAACATCGTCACCGCGTGCCCGTTGCCAACAAACTCGGTTGCCATCGGTGAATCGCCTCGCTGACCAACGCTATGCAGGTTTGCAGGACTTCGTCCAACGAGCGGTGGGCATCCACGACCTTGATGCGGTGCGGTTCCTCCTGCGCCAATTGCAAGTAACCTGCCCGCACCCGTCGGTGAAAAGCGAGGTCGCGCCGCTCAAAAGCGGTCGTGCGTGCCACGCGTTGGAGCCCAATGACAGGGTCAAGGTCCAGCAGCAAAGTGAGGTGGGGCTGCAAGTCGCCCGTCGCCAAGGCGTTGAGCGTCCGCAAGCCCTTCAAGGGCAACCCTAACCCGAAGCCTTGATAGGCGAGGGTGCTGTCGGTGTAGCGGTCGCATAAGACGACATCGCCCCGTTGCAAGGCGGGGCGGATGACTTGCGCTACATGCTCGGCGCGGCTCGCCAAAAACAGGAACGCCTCCGCCCAACCCGAACGGTGTCCGCCTTGCAGCAGCCACGCCCGCACATGGGCACCTAAGGGTGTTCCACCCGGCTCTGCGGTCACGACGACAGGCACGCCCGCTTGCCGTAAGCGGTCCGCCACCGCCTGCACAACGGTCGTCTTACCGCTGCCTTCCACACCTTCCACAGTGATGAAGACGCCTTGCATCGTTGTGCCTCCTACCGTGCGCGGTTGAATTGCCAAAAGCAAGTATGCAGCGGCAGGCTTTAACGGTGCCACTGACGTGACGCCGAACAAAGCGGGTGATGGGGGTGCGAAGGGAGATGGCTTGGAAAGATGTCGCCCTTTTAGTGCTGCTTTGCACGGCGGTCAACGGCATGCCGGGGCAGGAGTTTCCTGTCCGCCCGTATGTTGACCCAACCCAACTGGATGTGCCTTGGCCCAAACACAGCCATCTAAAAGTGCCTTGGCGCGGCTACCTTGAAACGCGCAGCGGTTACGAGTTTTTGAAGGGCATCGGTGTCAACTACAATGTGCCCGACCGCCATGACCTTGCCATCCGCTTGTTGGCAGAGGCGGGTTTCAAAACTTTCCGCATAGAAATCGGCTGGGGCAGTGTCAACTGGGACGAGACGCACATTAACGGTGAAGGGCGATGGCGCACGGTCTTGCAACTTTGCAAACGCTACGGCATTCGCCCGACCCTCTTGCTCAACGCCCATCACGGCGTTCCCTGTCCGCTCCGGTTTTTTGAGCGCCACTTAACAGCCGATGCCCCTAACGGCAGCCGCACGATTAAACTGGACGATGTCACCGACATCGTTCCGCGCTACAGCGGACTGTGCAACTTGACCCACTATTGTGCCTGCGAGGTGTTCATCACTGAGGTCAACCCGCAAACGGGTGAATGCCAGTTGAGCAAGCCGCTGCCGAAAGACTTGAAAGCGGGGCAGCGGGTTACGCTGGCGACGCTTAAATACTTGCCTGCCTATCCCGTCGGCACGCCCGAGTTTGAGGCGACGGCGAAAGGTTGGCTGCGTTATGTGCAACTCGTCGTGGACCTGCTCAAAAGCGTCGGGGTAGATGCCTTTGACTTGGAGGTTTGGAATGAGTTGTCCTTTGGCTCCAACTTCATGAACGGGTGGGGCATCAACAACTACTATGACCCGCCTATCGTGCAGTTCAAGGCTGACTTCCTGCATCCAGGTGGGCACGCGTGGGAGATCGCCCGCAGGACGGTAGATCTGGTTAAATCCCAATGCCCGCAGGCGCGCTGTATCTGGGGCTTTTCCAACACGACCTTTTTCCACACGCTCATTGAAAAATTGCCGCCTTTGACTGACGGGCAAAGTTACCATCCTTACGGCACGGGCACGAGAAAGTTGCCCGAACATGAACAAGCGCGCGACGAACCGTGGCGCTGTTTGGAAGGCGACATCCCGAAGACTGAACTGCGCATGCCCGAAGGTTGGGCGCATACCTTCGTGCAGACCGAGAGTTTGATGCGCTTGCTCAACCCAGAGGGGCGCCTCAAGCGCAAGCCGCAGGGCATAGAGCGCTTTTTCCACTACATGACAGAGCACGGCGTCGCCCCACCTGAATGCGGCGTCACCGACGAGCGAGGCGCGTGGCTTTTGAAAGCCAAAACGGTGTTGCGGGCGTTCTGTTTCTGGCTCAACAAAGGCATAGATGTAATGCACTACTTTTGCGCCTACGGCGAACGCCCGACAGACATGGGTGTGTTGCCGACAAATCTGGAAACGCTGCCCGACGACGCCCCCTTTGAACAGGTGGCAACTTTGCCGATGAAAGCGCTGCGCAATTTGACCCGCACCTTCGCCGACAGCCGCCCGCTCAAACAAGGGCGCCGACTCTCCGTTGATGTCGTCGCTTTGGGCGAGCAAACGCCGATTTACACCGTCGCCGGCAAGACGCTGTGGCATCGCGATGTGTTTGCCTTCCTGCCTTTCCAATGCCACGACCGCAAGTTCGTCATCGCCGTTTACACGATGACTTACGATGTGACGCGACCGATCGCTCCAGAGCGTTACCGTTTGACCATCTCAGGGTTCGGCGGCACACCCGAACGGGTCCACCTGTATGACCCACTGACGGACAAAACGGTTCCCATCACGGTGTTGCGGCGGGGGAAGGACAACCTCGCCGTGGAGATGGCAGTCGTTGATTACCCGCGCTTGCTCGTCGTAGACCTGTAAAGCGGCGTTGGCGTTTTGCCACAACACTTCACATGGCGCGTTGAGTTAACCGTCGGCGGGCTGTGAGCACTTTTTGCAAGGCTTCGTCAGG is part of the bacterium HR17 genome and harbors:
- the fldA gene encoding Flavodoxin, producing MGKVLVLYDSATGNTKKMAELVAQGAAKVPGAQVRLKSVDEASPEDILWCDGLAVGSPTNMGVLSWKMKRFWDETVADLWGKVDGKIACAFSSSGGWGGGAELACWSLLTVLMNFGFLVFGVTDYVGKKFTLHYGAVVAGEPRTEAERAACERLGERLAQWVAVFVDGRKELHPVSRRRDEGDDESE
- the dnaX_1 gene encoding DNA polymerase III subunit tau, giving the protein MGYETLYRKYRPRRFSEVVGQTPVVRALRNALASGRIAHAYLFCGQRGTGKTTTARLLAMALNCEQGVTPDPCGVCAACDSIVKGTAMDVLEIDAASHTGVEAVREVIIDRVAFLPAALRYRVYIIDEVHMLSTASFNALLKTLEEPPPQVVFVLATTDPHKVPATVRSRCLRFDFRPVPAHEIAQRLAFVLEQEGWQGRYDPAALTLIARAARGALRDALTMLEQAMNFAEDRLTVELVSALLGVTDDEFLARIVAALHANEVPTLWRLVAEAVESGRDLHQLVHDLAAYLRGLLQARVGALTDDETSDFVRQQAPLFDEAQLMRLVRAAWELERDLRLASDSQLALEIGLLHLALLLHQRPVEQHPTETVLPTAASAAVPAPIAPTKTPVPSVVAESPAAPTDTGAVSVPAPDGAVTVDYIRQHWNIFMDNLKRESLVAYTFLLNAEATDLQGDQLVLTFQQAFSYDCVNERTHRETIERVLREVFQMPNLRLKPVLSARVTPPTVGKPVSAPENGSQQVDTEEFLNSLFESP
- the xylB_1 gene encoding Xylulose kinase, whose protein sequence is MAVRAFLGLDVGTQSVKGRAVDERGNLLAEASTEYPLYIPQPGWTEQEPAEMWQAACATIRKVVEALQRCDPPAEIAAVCATGQMHTMILLDAQKQPLGRALLWNDGRAAQDAERGAALLKAHLGDRYLVETLCNDFLANWTGAHLFYVRNRADEFAKGVRTPETERWFHAWERASTFVTPRDFIVLQLTGEVAMDMCGGSETSLMDIPNKRWALDAFKVLGIDQLQPPPLYEPGTVIGQVTRSAADATGLREGTLVVAGAGDCLAGALAGGVLKVGQVLFTLGTSGVVVAPIGEKPLVDEQLRTQVHFSTVPNVLINMACVNGAGIGLRLFRDVLGDAYRVMAGKLGVDPYDLLTRRAQQAPPGSHGVLFSPYITGDRIVKAPQGRGAWYGLTAFLMEPESKGDACLLRAVLEGVCFAVRDGWEIIRRLLAGVSFEPIRMVGGGSRSPFWCQLTADILGHPVATTTAEDASYGVALLAGVGAGAFSLQEAAERIRIVRVFEPDSALAAFYERFYREVYRGHYDRSQRDLDAAIEQVLRGAEYAAVLRAWSDKPANET
- the dnaX_2 gene encoding DNA polymerase III subunit gamma/tau; this translates as MATEFVGNGHAVTMLHRVSERSTLPHAWLFAGPSQVGKRTLALRWAQWLNCAAPQASLTPCGRCRSCRHVDPDRSSYANTHPSILLVDTWMAAYWEAAEKAKEGEPVDTTKLKPKLSVGVGAVRLVREQVSAAPAGRWRVVIVDEAERLTDEAAAALLKTLEEPPERTLLILVSANPWALPATVRSRCQPVRFRLVPTREIVAALRRHGAPDREADRLARLARGRIGWAFNALRDAAWREQHDHLWSLLHLMVTMEAWDVFRFAELCTKGVDEDEGDDTPLAAQRRQLEARLEHLMLGWRDLCALAWGADDLVVNADRADELRRWGVTAEQAVSVLQRLRQTLRAIRPPLNANPQLALEVLALETLSAGRPSA
- the tmk gene encoding Thymidylate kinase; this encodes MQGVFITVEGVEGSGKTTVVQAVADRLRQAGVPVVVTAEPGGTPLGAHVRAWLLQGGHRSGWAEAFLFLASRAEHVAQVIRPALQRGDVVLCDRYTDSTLAYQGFGLGLPLKGLRTLNALATGDLQPHLTLLLDLDPVIGLQRVARTTAFERRDLAFHRRVRAGYLQLAQEEPHRIKVVDAHRSLDEVLQTCIALVSEAIHRWQPSLLATGTR